One region of Oryza glaberrima chromosome 7, OglaRS2, whole genome shotgun sequence genomic DNA includes:
- the LOC127778441 gene encoding probable arabinosyltransferase ARAD1: protein MWERGRLPRKPRPSPILVPQPPASPPPPPRLLAFLLPRSLLSLAARAMPSRRPSPLLLLLLALALAFLFLLLSPSAPSASHLSSSLASAAAAVSTPASSPPAPVKIYMYDLPAKFTYGVVRSYMAARARAGAAGAASAIPDDELRYPGHQHSAEWWLFKDLRRRGPRDRPVARVGDPADADLFYVPFFSSLSLVVNPIRPSAAAANASDAAEPAYSDESTQEELLVWLERQPYWRRHQGRDHVFICQDPNALYRVVDRISNAVLLISDFGRLRSEQASLVKDVILPYAHRINSFQGDVGVESRPSLLFFMGNRYRKEGGKVRDTLFQVLENEADVIIKHGAQSRESRRMATRGMHSSKFCLHPAGDTPSACRLFDALVSLCVPVIVSDYIELPFEDVIDYRNISIFVETSKAVQPGFLTSTLRGISSQRILEYQREIKKVKHYFEYEDPNGPVNQIWHQVSSKAPLIKLLINRDKRLVERGTNGTDCSCICSTTKELLRK from the exons atGTGGGAGCGCGGCAGGCTACCCCGCAAGCCGCGACCGTCCCCTATCCTcgtgccgcagccgccggcgtccccgccgcccccgccccgcctcctcgccttcctcctccctagATCCCTCCTCtcgctcgccgcccgcgccatgccgtcgcgccgcccgtctcccctgctcctcctcctcctcgcgctcgcgctcgccttcctcttcctcctcctctccccatccgcgccctccgcctcccacctctccagctccctcgcctccgccgccgccgccgtttccaCTCCCgcgtcctcccctcccgcccccgTCAAGATCTACATGTACGACCTCCCCGCCAAGTTCACCTACGGCGTCGTCCGCAGCTACATGGCGGCGCGCGCccgggcgggggcggcgggcgcggcatCGGCGATTCCCGACGACGAGCTGCGGTACCCGGGGCACCAGCACTCGGCGGAGTGGTGGCTCTTCAAGGACCTCAGGCGCCGCGGGCCACGCGACCGCCCCGTCGCCCGCGTCGGCGACCCGGCCGACGCCGACCTCTTCTACGTGCCGTTCTTCTCCTCCCTCAGCCTCGTCGTCAACCCGATCCGCCcatcggcggccgccgccaatGCGTCCGACGCGGCGGAGCCCGCGTACAGCGACGAGTCCACGCAGGAGGAGCTGCTGGTGTGGCTGGAGCGGCAGCCGTACTGGCGACGGCACCAGGGGAGGGATCACGTGTTCATCTGCCAGGATCCGAACGCGCTCTACAGGGTGGTGGATCGGATCAGCAATGCTGTGCTCCTGATCTCCGACTTCGGGCGGTTGCGTAGTGAGCAGGCATCTCTCGTCAAGGATGTTATCCTGCCCTACGCGCACCGAATCAACTCCTTCCAAGGCGATGTGGGAGTCGAAAGCCGGCCTTCATTGCTATTCTTCATGGGCAACCGGTATCGAAAGGAG GGTGGGAAGGTGCGTGATACGCTGTTTCAAGTTCTTGAAAATGAGGCAGATGTAATCATAAAACATGGAGCCCAGTCAAGGGAGAGTAGGCGTATGGCTACACGAGGAATGCACTCATCCAAATTCTGCCTCCATCCTGCTGGAGATACTCCCTCGGCATGCAGATTGTTTGATGCGCTTGTCAGTTTATGTGTTCCTGTTATAGTCAGCGATTACATTGAATTACCATTTGAAGATGTTATAGATTACAGAAACATATCAATATTTGTTGAGACAAGCAAGGCTGTACAGCCTGGATTTTTAACATCAACACTTCGAGGAATCAGTTCACAGAGGATTCTAGAGTACcagagagaaataaaaaag GTAAAACATTATTTTGAGTATGAAGATCCAAACGGACCAGTGAATCAGATATGGCACCAAGTTTCTTCAAAGGCACCATTGATCAAGCTGTTGATTAACCGCGATAAACGCCTAGTTGAAAGAGGTACCAATGGAACAGATTGCTCGTGCATCTGTTCGACCACGAAGGAACTTCTACGTAAATAA